GGCGCGGTGATGGTGGACGCCGGGGTCGATTCCGTGAGTTCCCAGTTGCGGTCGAAATTGCGGTACCAGTTCAGAGGGCCGGTGAACCCGGTGCGGGTGAACGCCTCGACGTAGACGGCGAGTTCGTCCGCGCTGATCCAGTCCGGCAGCGTCGGTGGTTCCGGCAGCCGCTCGATGAGTCCTTCCGGGCCGGGGCGCACCAACCGCATCGCGGCGTCCTCGTCCTCGGGCGACCGCAGCCCGCCCATCATGCGACGCAGGACCCGCGCCGGGTCGCTGTCGAGTTCGGCGTCGGCCACCCCCGGCTCCTGGAAATACAGGATGTAGAAGAAGTTCTCGCCGAACATCTTGCGCCAGATCTCGGTCGGCGGCGCGGCCGAGCGCGGGATCGGCGGGACGCTGAGCGCGGCCACACCTGCGACCCGGTCGGGGAAGAACAACGGGAAGTTCGTCGCGACCGGTGAACCCCAGTCATGCCCGACCAGCACGGCCCGGTCGGCGCCGACGTCGTCGAGAAGCCCGGCGATGTCGGCGGTCAGCGCCACGATGTTGTAGTCGTCGATGTGCTGCGGGCGCGACGATCCGCCGTAACCGCGCTGGTCAGGGGCCAGCACGTGATAGCCGGCCGCGGCCAGCACCGGGATCTGGTGACGCCACGAATACGCCAGTTCGGGGAAACCGTGGGCGAGCACGACCACGGGACTGCCGCGTTCACCGGCCTCCGTCACTCGCAGCGTCACGCCATTGGTGTCGACTAACCGTTCGGTCGGGGTGATCACGATCTCACCAAAGCACAGCCGCTCAGATGTGGCCAGCGATTCGCACCGAGTGCGGCGGGCGACCGTCGGGAACTGCCGGACGTTGGTCTAGCGGTAGCCTTGTAACTTGCTAGCTGCGCGTATCAGGAAGGACCCCGGCCGGGGGCGGCCGAAAAAGATGAAGCCAACGAAGGCCGATGATCGATGAACCGGAAAAATGTTATCCGCACCCTGACCGTGATCGCGGTCGTGCTCCTGCTGGGCTGGTCGTTCTTCTATTTCAGCGACGACACGCGCGGCTACAAGCCTGTTGACACCTCGGTGGCGCTCGCGCAGATTCGCGGCGACAACGTCAACAGCGCCCAGATCGACGACCGCGAACAACAGGTCCGGCTGGATCTGAAGAGCGGCAACGGCGACACCGAGAACAGCGACAAGATCATCACGAAGTACCCGACGGGGTACGCGGTGACGCTGTTCAACGCGTTGAACGAGAAGAACGCGAAGGTGAACACCGTCGTCAACCAGGGCAGCGTGCTCGGCACCCTGCTGATCTACATGCTGCCGCTGCTGCTCCTGGTCGCGCTGTTCGTGATGTTCTCGCGGATGCAGACCGGCGGGCGCATGGGCTTCGGCTTCGGCAAGTCCAGAGCCAAGATGCTCAACAAGGACATGCCCAAGACCACCTTCGCCGACGTCGCAGGCGTCGACGAGGCGGTCGAGGAGCTGTACGAGATCAAGGACTTCCTGCAGAACCCCAGCCGGTATCAGGCGCTCGGCGCCAAGATCCCCAAGGGCGTACTGCTCTACGGCCCGCCGGGAACCGGTAAGACCCTGCTGGCCCGTGCGGTCGCCGGCGAGGCCGGGGTGCCGTTCTTCACCATCTCCGGTTCGGACTTCGTCGAGATGTTCGTCGGCGTCGGCGCCTCCCGGGTGCGCGACCTGTTCGAGCAGGCCAAGCAGAACAGCCCGTGCATCATCTTCGTCGACGAGATCGACGCCGTCGGCCGCCAGCGCGGCGCCGGCCTGGGCGGCGGTCACGACGAGCGCGAGCAGACCCTCAACCAGTTGCTGGTCGAGATGGACGGCTTCGGCGACCGCCAGGGCGTCATCCTGATCGCGGCCACCAACCGGCCCGACATCCTCGACCCGGCGCTGCTGCGCCCGGGCCGCTTCGACCGTCAGATCCCGGTGTCCAACCCGGATCTGGCCGGCCGGCGCGCCGTGCTCAAGGTGCATTCGCAGGGCAAGCCGATCGCGCCCGACGCCGATCTGGACGGTCTGGCCAAGCGCACCGTCGGCATGTCCGGCGCCGACCTGGCCAACGTCATCAACGAGGCCGCGCTGCTCACCGCGCGCGAGAACGGCACCGTCATCACCGGTCCCGCGCTGGAAGAGGCCGTCGACCGCGTGGTCGGTGGCCCCCGGCGCAAGAGCCGCATCATCAGCGAGCACGAGAAGAAGATCACCGCCTACCACGAGGGCGGCCACACCCTGGCCGCGTGGGCGATGCCCGACATCGAGCCGATCTACAAGGTCACCATCCTCGCGCGCGGGCGCACCGGCGGCCACGCCGTCGCCGTGCCCGAGGACGACAAGGGTCTGATGACCCGCTCGGAGATGATCGCGCGGCTGGTGTTCGCCATGGGCGGCCGGGCCGCCGAGGAGCTCGTGTTCCGCGAGCCCACTACGGGTGCGGTGTCCGACATCGAGCAGGCCACCAAGATCGCCCGCGCCATGGTCACCGAGTACGGCATGAGCTCCAAGCTGGGCGCCGTGCGGTACGGCACCGAGCACGGCGACCCGTTCCTCGGCCGCACCATGGGCACCCAGGCCGACTACAGCCACGAGGTCGCCCAGATCATCGACGACGAGATCCGCAAGCTCATCGAGGCCGCCCACACCGAGGCGTGGGAGATCCTCACCGAGTACCGCGACGTGCTGGACACCCTGGCGGGCGAACTGCTGGAGAAGGAGACGCTGCACCGCGCCGAACTGGAGGCCATCTTCGGTGAGGTCAAGAAGCGTCCGCGCCTGACCATGTTCGACGACTTCGGTGGTCGCGTCCCGTCGGACAAGCCGCCGATCAAGACGCCGGGCGAACTCGCCATGGAGCG
This region of Mycolicibacterium goodii genomic DNA includes:
- a CDS encoding alpha/beta fold hydrolase, with product MITPTERLVDTNGVTLRVTEAGERGSPVVVLAHGFPELAYSWRHQIPVLAAAGYHVLAPDQRGYGGSSRPQHIDDYNIVALTADIAGLLDDVGADRAVLVGHDWGSPVATNFPLFFPDRVAGVAALSVPPIPRSAAPPTEIWRKMFGENFFYILYFQEPGVADAELDSDPARVLRRMMGGLRSPEDEDAAMRLVRPGPEGLIERLPEPPTLPDWISADELAVYVEAFTRTGFTGPLNWYRNFDRNWELTESTPASTITAPTLFLAGSADPVLSFTPRDHVRDVVAGDYREVLLDGAGHWLQQERADEVNAVLLEFLDGLELT
- the ftsH gene encoding ATP-dependent zinc metalloprotease FtsH is translated as MNRKNVIRTLTVIAVVLLLGWSFFYFSDDTRGYKPVDTSVALAQIRGDNVNSAQIDDREQQVRLDLKSGNGDTENSDKIITKYPTGYAVTLFNALNEKNAKVNTVVNQGSVLGTLLIYMLPLLLLVALFVMFSRMQTGGRMGFGFGKSRAKMLNKDMPKTTFADVAGVDEAVEELYEIKDFLQNPSRYQALGAKIPKGVLLYGPPGTGKTLLARAVAGEAGVPFFTISGSDFVEMFVGVGASRVRDLFEQAKQNSPCIIFVDEIDAVGRQRGAGLGGGHDEREQTLNQLLVEMDGFGDRQGVILIAATNRPDILDPALLRPGRFDRQIPVSNPDLAGRRAVLKVHSQGKPIAPDADLDGLAKRTVGMSGADLANVINEAALLTARENGTVITGPALEEAVDRVVGGPRRKSRIISEHEKKITAYHEGGHTLAAWAMPDIEPIYKVTILARGRTGGHAVAVPEDDKGLMTRSEMIARLVFAMGGRAAEELVFREPTTGAVSDIEQATKIARAMVTEYGMSSKLGAVRYGTEHGDPFLGRTMGTQADYSHEVAQIIDDEIRKLIEAAHTEAWEILTEYRDVLDTLAGELLEKETLHRAELEAIFGEVKKRPRLTMFDDFGGRVPSDKPPIKTPGELAMERGEPWPPPVPEPAFKAAIAAANREAEAAAKRNGTNGAPSNGAPAAPGPTQPDYGAPAGWHAPGWPPSSQQPQQPGYQPQQGYWYPPPHPSGWQQPQPYPYQPYPHPGQQTSNPEHGRPSEQSGKDDGHAGDRSNPHG